The DNA window GTCGCATGGATCGCCTACGAGGCGTGGGAGCGGCTGCAGGCGCCGCCCGTCATCCTCGCCGGCCCGATGATGATCGTCGCCGTGCTCGGCTTACTGATCAACGTCCTCGTGCTGTGGATCATGACCCGCGGCGAAACCGATCACGTCAATGTGAAAGGTGCCATCCTCCACGTGATGGGTGACCTGCTCGGCTCTGTCGGCGCCATCGTTGCAGCGATCGTCATCTACTTCACCGGCTGGACTCCGATCGACCCCATCCTGTCGGTTCTAGTAGCGGCGTTGATTCTGCGCAGCGCCTGGAAGCTCCTGGCCAAGTCGATCCATATCCTGTTGGAGGGTGCGCCAGAGGACGCTTCGCCGGAAAAGGTGGAACAAGGCCTGATGAGCACTGTGCCCGGCCTGGCGGCTGTCAGCCATGTTCACGTGTGGCAACTCACTTCCGGTCGCACGATGGCCACGCTACACGTTCGACCCAACGTGGACGAGGAGGCGCGAGCTGTGGTCAAGCGCGTCGAGGCGGTGCTGCGAGAGCAGTTCAGCATCGAACACGCCACAGTCGGAATCGACTGGAACTCGGAGGCTGACGAGAACATCTGCAGCCTGCAACCCACGACAGGCCGTCAGGACCACAGCGGCCACGACCACAGTGAGCACAATCATGACCATGACCATGACCACTCCGCTCCCGGTCACAAGCATTGAGGCCGTGCTAGACGGTTCGCAGTTCACTTGAGGGTTTGAATCCATGACATCCCGCAAAACCACCAGCGCCGCTATTGTGCAATGTTCGACCTCTAACCACGGCACGACCACTGATGTCCTCGCACTATCGCAAAGTGACGTCGCTGTTCTGGCAGAGACCTTCCGCCTGCTGGGCGACCAATCGCGATTGAAAATCCTGTTGCTGTGCATGCGCGGATCGGTCGCAGTGGGCGACATTGCTGGCTCGCTAGACCTGTCGCAGTCCTTGGTCAGCCATCACCTGCGCCTGTTGCGCGGCGCGCGCCTCGTGCGCGGCGAGCGCCAAGCCAAGCACATCTTCTACGGCATTGCCGACCAGCACGTCA is part of the Stenotrophomonas lactitubi genome and encodes:
- a CDS encoding cation diffusion facilitator family transporter, whose protein sequence is MSQSNAHDHGHDHDHDHTPTVTSANERKVLVSFFLIFGFMLVEAVGGVLSGSLALLADAGHMLTDAVALALAYAAFRFGRRAADSKRTFGYLRFEVIAGFLNAVTLFAIVAWIAYEAWERLQAPPVILAGPMMIVAVLGLLINVLVLWIMTRGETDHVNVKGAILHVMGDLLGSVGAIVAAIVIYFTGWTPIDPILSVLVAALILRSAWKLLAKSIHILLEGAPEDASPEKVEQGLMSTVPGLAAVSHVHVWQLTSGRTMATLHVRPNVDEEARAVVKRVEAVLREQFSIEHATVGIDWNSEADENICSLQPTTGRQDHSGHDHSEHNHDHDHDHSAPGHKH
- a CDS encoding ArsR/SmtB family transcription factor; its protein translation is MTSRKTTSAAIVQCSTSNHGTTTDVLALSQSDVAVLAETFRLLGDQSRLKILLLCMRGSVAVGDIAGSLDLSQSLVSHHLRLLRGARLVRGERQAKHIFYGIADQHVSQVLQDMAVHISEDRHDD